A section of the Novipirellula caenicola genome encodes:
- a CDS encoding rhodanese-like domain-containing protein: protein MSQSSELPIQIDVQTVSEMLKQGDDFLLLDVREPNEYAIAKITGSTLLPLSEIGARVHELEEHKDRRIVVHCHHGGRSLQVTEALRSRGFDKVQNMDGGIDVWSQKIDPSVNRY, encoded by the coding sequence ATGTCCCAATCCAGCGAACTGCCGATCCAAATCGACGTCCAAACCGTTTCCGAAATGTTGAAACAAGGCGACGACTTTCTGTTGCTGGATGTCCGTGAACCCAACGAGTACGCGATCGCCAAGATCACCGGCAGCACGCTACTGCCGCTCAGCGAGATCGGAGCCCGCGTGCATGAACTCGAAGAACACAAGGATCGCCGGATTGTTGTTCATTGCCATCATGGCGGACGCAGCCTGCAAGTGACCGAAGCGCTGCGTAGTCGCGGTTTTGACAAAGTCCAGAACATGGACGGCGGCATCGATGTTTGGAGCCAAAAAATCGATCCCTCGGTCAATCGCTACTAA
- the hisG gene encoding ATP phosphoribosyltransferase → MDTENNLRIGLPSKGRLSEIAGDLLNQAGLRFRRQSRGLFARVGGLPIDLIFLRTDDIPTLCAEGAIDMGITGSDLVEEAGADVQLRMKLGVGRCRLAVCVPEDAPITSAAELNGKRIATSFPAVTQRYLAGFDAKAHLVSLTGSVEVMIQLGVADAIVDLVETGSTLAANRLRILDEIDSYETVLIQNDQCRDKATADRVVRRLEGVVIARDYSLLEYNILRAKLADAEQITPGFNSPTVNALEDKDWCSVRVMVQRKQVIDAMEQLEKLGASAIFETTLSNCRL, encoded by the coding sequence TTGGACACCGAAAACAATCTCCGAATCGGATTGCCTAGCAAGGGACGGCTCAGCGAAATCGCAGGCGATCTGCTCAATCAAGCCGGGCTGCGATTTCGTCGCCAATCCCGCGGGCTGTTTGCTCGCGTCGGCGGTTTGCCGATCGATTTGATCTTCCTGCGGACCGATGATATCCCGACGCTGTGCGCCGAAGGTGCCATCGACATGGGAATCACCGGCAGCGACCTAGTCGAAGAAGCGGGTGCGGATGTCCAATTGCGAATGAAATTGGGGGTGGGCCGTTGTCGCTTGGCCGTTTGCGTCCCCGAAGACGCACCGATCACCTCCGCCGCCGAACTCAATGGCAAGCGGATTGCCACCAGCTTTCCTGCGGTCACCCAGCGTTACTTGGCCGGCTTTGACGCCAAAGCGCACCTCGTCTCGCTGACCGGCAGCGTCGAAGTGATGATCCAGCTCGGTGTCGCCGACGCCATCGTCGATCTCGTCGAAACCGGCAGCACGCTGGCGGCCAACCGGCTTCGCATCCTTGATGAAATCGACTCGTACGAAACGGTCCTGATCCAAAACGATCAATGCCGCGACAAAGCGACTGCCGACCGCGTCGTCCGACGACTCGAAGGGGTCGTGATCGCAAGAGACTATTCGCTGCTGGAATACAACATTCTGCGAGCAAAGTTAGCCGACGCAGAACAAATCACTCCAGGATTCAACTCGCCCACCGTCAATGCACTCGAAGACAAAGATTGGTGCAGCGTCCGCGTGATGGTACAGCGAAAACAAGTAATCGACGCGATGGAACAGCTCGAAAAACTCGGAGCGTCGGCCATCTTTGAAACCACGCTGTCGAATTGCCGGCTGTAG
- a CDS encoding phosphoribosyl-ATP diphosphatase, translated as MSHSLDPLVRLMQTLQERAENRPAGSYTTKLLDGGPEKIGKKIREEAEEMIEAASEEGDAGREHFVYEAGDLIYHAMVLLAWKGVDLSEVANELGRREGTSGLVEKASRGKNSGSNAE; from the coding sequence ATGTCTCATTCGCTTGATCCGCTCGTCCGTTTGATGCAAACGCTCCAAGAACGTGCCGAAAATCGGCCCGCAGGCTCGTACACCACGAAACTGCTCGATGGGGGGCCGGAGAAGATTGGCAAAAAAATTCGCGAAGAAGCCGAGGAAATGATCGAAGCGGCCAGCGAAGAGGGCGATGCCGGACGCGAGCATTTTGTCTACGAAGCAGGCGATTTGATCTACCACGCAATGGTGTTGCTGGCCTGGAAAGGGGTCGATTTGAGCGAAGTGGCCAACGAATTGGGCCGTCGCGAAGGAACATCGGGGCTTGTCGAAAAAGCCAGCCGCGGCAAAAACAGTGGCTCAAACGCCGAGTAA